The genomic interval ACCTGGGTGCCGGGCGCGTGGTTTATCAGAGCCTGACTCGTATCGACAAGGATCTGGAAACCGGCGATTTCCAAAAGAACGAGGTTCTGTGCGCAGCCATTGATAAGGCGGTCGGCAGCGATCGCGCAGTGCACCTGATGGGGCTGCTGTCTCCAGGTGGCGTCCACAGCCACGAAGATCACATCATCGCAGCGGCAGAACTGGCCGCAGCCCGAGGCGCGAAAGAAGTCTACATCCACGCCTTCCTGGACGGCCGCGATATGCCGCCGCGCAGCGCCAAGGCATCCCTGGAAAAAACCGCCGCCAAGCTCGACAGCCTGGGCGTCGGCCGGATTGCCTCCCTGGTTGGCCGTTATTACGCCATGGACCGGGATAATCGTTGGGACCGGGTGGAAGCCGCCTACAACCTGATGACCCAGGGTACCGCCGAATTCACCGCCGCAGACCCGATCATTGGCCTGGAGCAGGCGTACGAGCGGGGCGAAAACGACGAATTCGTGAAGCCCACTCGCATCCACGCCGCTGGCCAGCCTGAAGCCACCATTAACGACGGCGACAGTGTGATTTTCATGAACTTCCGTGCCGACCGGGCCCGGGAAATGACCCGCACCTTTGTTGAATCCGACTTTGACGGCTTCGATCGTCGCAAACACCCGGAGTTGGCCGACTTCGTAATGCTGACCGAATACGCCGCCGACATTGATACCAGCTGCGCCTACCCACCGGAGCAACTGGTCAATGGCCTGGGTGAGTATGCCGCGAACCAGGGCAAGACCCAGCTGCGCATCTCCGAAACCGAAAAGTACGCCCACGTCACCTTCTTCTTCAACGGCGGTCTGGAAACACCGTTCGAAGGCGAAGATCGCATTCTGGTGCCCTCACCCAAGGTCGCCACTTACGATCTGCAGCCGGAAATGAGCGCCCCGGAAGTGACCGACAAACTGGTCGAGGCCATCAAAAGCGGCAAGTACGACCTGGTTGTCTGCAACTACGCCAACGGCGACATGGTTGGACACACCGGCAAACTGGATGCTGCCATCAAGGCCGCCGAATGCCTGGATGAGTGCGTGAAGCGCGTGGTTGAAGCCCTCGACGAAGTCGGTGGCGAAGCCCTGATTACCGCCGACCACGGCAACTGCGAACAGATGACCGACCCGGAATCTGGCCAGGTCCATACCGCCCACACCATCGGGCCGGTACCGCTGGTCTACACCGGGCCCAACAAGGTCTCGCTGCTGGATGACGGCAGCCTGAGCGATGTCGCCCCCACCCTGCTAGCCCTGATGGGACTGGAGCAACCGAAGGAAATGACCGGGCACAGCCTGGTCAAAATCGGTTGAGAGCACAGCAGGTAGGCGTGAATCTGTTGCGATCGACCCTGGTGCTGGCGCTGCTCCTTTTAGCAGCGCCAGCACTGGCCCAGAGCGAAGTCACTCCGGAACAGATCGAAGACCTCAAGGAACGTATTGAGGACATCGATGACTGGCTCTCCGATGCCGAGGAAGATCGCTCAGAGCTGGAACAGCAACTGGCCGCCAGCGAGCGCAAAATCGGGCGCCTGACCCGTGAGCGTCGGTCGCTGCGCGAGCGTGTTGCCGAGCAACAGCAACGCCTGAAGGAGCTGGAGCAACAGCAGCGGGAGCTGACCCGGACCCTCGACAGCCAGCGCGAAAGTCTGAAACGCCAGATCCGCGCTGCCTGGATGGAAGGCGACACACCCGCCATCAAGGTGCTGCTCAACGAGGTCAATCCAGACCGGGTCGCCCGCACCATGACCTACTACGAATACCTCAGCCGGGACACGGTTCAGCGGTTGGAGGCCTTTCACAAAAGCCTGCTGGCACTCAAGGAAACCCGCGCCAGCGTTCAGGCTACCCGCACAGAGCTGGCCCAGACTGAGGCGGACGTGGCCGAGCGCCAGAACCAGCTAACCCAGTCCCGCCAGCAACGCCAACAGACCCTGGCCGCTCTGAACACCGACATCAAAAACCGTCGCAGCGAACGCGAGGAACTGGAATCGGATCGCAAGCGGCTGGAAAAGCTGCTGCAGGAAGTACAGGAAGCCATTGCCGACATCCCCACGCCGAGCGAATCCGAGCCGTTTCAGACCCTGCGCAACCAACTGCCCTGGCCGGTTCGAGGCAAGGTTGTCAGTGGCTATGGTGAGCGCTACGCCGACGGCAAGTTGCAGCGCAGCGGGTTGCTGATCAACACCGGCGACGAAGTTGAGATCAAGGCCATTCATTATGGCCGGGTGGTGTTCGCCAACTGGCTACGGGGTTTCGGCCTGATCACCATCATTGATCACGGCGATGGCTACATGACACTCTATGGCCACAGCAGCAGCCTGTTCACCAGTCCCGGCGACTGGGTGGCAGCGGGCGAGTCCATTGCCCTGGCCGGTCGCACTGGCGGCACCGATCATCCGGCGCTGTACTTCGAAGTGCGCCACAATGGCAAGACGACCAACCCCAGGCGCTGGCTGGGCGACTGATCGGCGGCATGAGGGCTGACAAACGAGCTGGCTGACGCCATACTGTCGGAAATCAGGGAAACCAGTCCAACTATCGGAATAAACACGGGATAAGTGAATGAAACGGGTCAGAAATCCACGCTACACCTTTCCGCTTCGCAGCCTTGCTCTCGCAACCTGTTTCTCCACCGCATCCGGACTGGCCCTCGCTCAGGACCAGACAGACGAACAAAAGCTGCTTGAAGGTATTCAGAACGGCGAACGTGTCGAGATCTCGCTGCCAGATCCAGAGACCCAGTTACCACTGGACGACCTGCGCAAGTTCACCGAAGTGTTCAGCCGCATCAAAGATGCCTACGTTGAAGAAGTTGGCGACCGCCAGCTGCTGGAGAGCGCTATCAAGGGCATGCTCTCGGATCTCGACCCGCATTCAACCTACCTGGCTCCCAAGGATTATGAGCAACTGGAGGAAAGCACCTCCGGTGAGTTTGGCGGCCTCGGCATTGAGGTCGGCATGGAGAACGGCTTCGTCAAGGTCATCGCGCCCATCGACGACACTCCGGCACAAAAAGCAGGTGTGCAGGCCGGTGACCTGATCATCAAGCTGGATGAAAAGCCAGTCAAAGGCATGAGCCTGGAAGAAGCCGTGAAACTCATGCGCGGCAAGCCGGGCACCACCCTTACGCTCACCATTATGCGCGAAGGTGAGAACGCTCCGATCGAAATTCCGGTGGAGCGCGACGTTATCAAGGTCACCAGCGTTAAATCCCGGATGCTGGAAAACGGCTATGGCTATGTTCGCATCACCCAGTTCCAGGCCGACACCGGCAGCCAGTTCCTCGGTGCCCTGGGCTCTCTGGAAGACGAATATGGTAATGACCTCGACGGTCTGGTGATCGACCTGCGCAACAACCCGGGTGGCGTACTGCAAGCCGCCGTGGAAACCGCTGACGCGCTGCTGGATAACGGCCTGATTGTCTATACCGAAGGTCGCATCCAGAGCTCCCGGCTGCGGTTCAGCGCCAAGGCCGGCGACGTCATGGCCGACACCCCCATAGTGGTGCTGATCAACGGCGGCTCCGCGTCGGCGTCGGAAATCCTGGCCGGCGCCCTGCAAGACCACGAACGCGCGGTCATCATGGGTACCCAGTCGTTCGGCAAAGGCAGCGTGCAGACGGTAATTCCACTGGACGAGACCCACGCGATCAAGATGACTACCGCCCGCTATTACACTCCGGATGGCCGGTCCATTCAGGCCACCGGCATCAAGCCAGACATCGAAGTACGGCCGGCCGAGCTCACCGAACTGGATAGCAAGCCTTTCTTTACCGAAGCCGACCTGAGCGGCCACCTGGAAGGTCAAAACGAAGATCAGCAGCCAGCAGCGGACGATTCCGAGGAAGGCACTTCGACAGCGTCCCTGGCTAATCGGGACTACCAGCTCCGCTCCGCACTCAATCTGCTGAAAGGCCTGCACATTCTGAACCGCAAGGATAAGAGCAGCGCCAGCACCGAGGGACAGGATTCGGCCCAGTGACGTTGTTTCGGCTCTCTGTACTGGTGGCGGCCCTGGTCGCCACACCCCTCGCAACGGCGGAGCCAGGCAGCACGGGAGCCGCTGGCTCGCTGCCGCCCACCATCGCCATCATCATTGATGACATGGGACACAACCTGGAGGAAGGTGAACGGCTGGCCAGGATCGAGCAGCCGCTGACCCTGGCTTTCCTACCCTACCGCCGCCACACCGTTAGCCTGGCCAAACTGGCGTATCGACAGCAAAAGGAAATCATGCTGCACGCGCCCATGGCCAACACCCGCGACTTTGCCCTGGGCCCCGGCGGTCTGACTTCCGACATGGATGAGAACAGCATTACCCTGACCCTGCGCCGGGCGCTGCAGTCCATCCCCTACGTACAGGGTGTCAACAATCACATGGGCAGCCTGCTGACCCAGAAACTGCAACCCATGGACTGGGTAATGAGAGAGCTGCGCCAGTACCCGCTGTACTTTGTCGACAGCCGCACCATCGCCTCATCGTTGGCCGGAGAAGTGGCCGAGGCCTACCAGATTCCAAGCCTGACCCGGGACGTGTTCCTGGACCACGAGCAGACTGAGGAATTTGTCGACCGTCAATTCAAGCTGCTGATTCAGCGCGCCAAGAAAAATGGCAGCGCCATTGGCATTGGCCACCCGCACAAGGTCACCGTGGACTATCTGGAAAAGCACCTGCCGGAGCTGGATGCTCAGGGTGTGGCGATTGCCACCGTCAGTGGCCTGTGGGCCATTCGCAACAGCAATCGTGAAATGTTCGTGGAAGGGGAGAAGCAGGCCATTCGACCTGCTTTTGCCAGGAAGCCCTGAGGCTTTAGCCCGGGGCTCTAAACTCTCTTTTCTAGTCCCGGACGTTAGTCCCGAACTTCGATGCCCTGGTCTTTCATGAAGGCCTTGGCTTCGGGAATAGTGTGCTGACCGAAATGGAAGATAGAAGCCGCCAATACCGCATCGGCGCCGCCCTGGGTAACGCCATCCGCCAGATGCTGCAACTCGCCAACCCCGCCTGAAGCAATCACCGGCACACTCACCGCATCACTGATGGCCCGGGTCAGGCCCAGATCAAAACCAATCTTGGTGCCGTCGCGATCCATGCTGGTCAGCAGCAATTCACCGGCGCCCATTTCGACCATCTTCCGGGCCCAGTCCACCGCATCCAGACCGGTCGGCTTGCGACCACCGTGGGTGAAGATTTCCCAGCGCGGCGTCTCGCCCTCGGCACTGACCCGCTTGGCATCAATGGCGACCACGATGCACTGGCTGCCAAAGCGCTCGGCCGCTTCGTGGACAAACTCGGGGTTAAACACCGCGGCCGTGTTGATCGACACCTTGTCGGCACCGGCATTCAGCAATTTACGGATATCGTCCACGGTACGCACACCGCCACCAACGGTCAGCGGGATGAACACCTCAGCGGCCATTCGCTCGACGGTTTCATAGGTGGTGTCGCGGCTTTCGTGGCTGGCCGTGATGTCCAGGAAGGTAATCTCGTCGGCGCCCTGCTCGTTAT from Marinobacter sp. LA51 carries:
- the gpmM gene encoding 2,3-bisphosphoglycerate-independent phosphoglycerate mutase produces the protein MTATRKPTALIILDGWGHRDPAEDNAISNANTPFWDQLWQNQPKTLINTSGMFVGLPQGQMGNSEVGHMNLGAGRVVYQSLTRIDKDLETGDFQKNEVLCAAIDKAVGSDRAVHLMGLLSPGGVHSHEDHIIAAAELAAARGAKEVYIHAFLDGRDMPPRSAKASLEKTAAKLDSLGVGRIASLVGRYYAMDRDNRWDRVEAAYNLMTQGTAEFTAADPIIGLEQAYERGENDEFVKPTRIHAAGQPEATINDGDSVIFMNFRADRAREMTRTFVESDFDGFDRRKHPELADFVMLTEYAADIDTSCAYPPEQLVNGLGEYAANQGKTQLRISETEKYAHVTFFFNGGLETPFEGEDRILVPSPKVATYDLQPEMSAPEVTDKLVEAIKSGKYDLVVCNYANGDMVGHTGKLDAAIKAAECLDECVKRVVEALDEVGGEALITADHGNCEQMTDPESGQVHTAHTIGPVPLVYTGPNKVSLLDDGSLSDVAPTLLALMGLEQPKEMTGHSLVKIG
- a CDS encoding murein hydrolase activator EnvC family protein; translated protein: MLRSTLVLALLLLAAPALAQSEVTPEQIEDLKERIEDIDDWLSDAEEDRSELEQQLAASERKIGRLTRERRSLRERVAEQQQRLKELEQQQRELTRTLDSQRESLKRQIRAAWMEGDTPAIKVLLNEVNPDRVARTMTYYEYLSRDTVQRLEAFHKSLLALKETRASVQATRTELAQTEADVAERQNQLTQSRQQRQQTLAALNTDIKNRRSEREELESDRKRLEKLLQEVQEAIADIPTPSESEPFQTLRNQLPWPVRGKVVSGYGERYADGKLQRSGLLINTGDEVEIKAIHYGRVVFANWLRGFGLITIIDHGDGYMTLYGHSSSLFTSPGDWVAAGESIALAGRTGGTDHPALYFEVRHNGKTTNPRRWLGD
- a CDS encoding S41 family peptidase, whose product is MKRVRNPRYTFPLRSLALATCFSTASGLALAQDQTDEQKLLEGIQNGERVEISLPDPETQLPLDDLRKFTEVFSRIKDAYVEEVGDRQLLESAIKGMLSDLDPHSTYLAPKDYEQLEESTSGEFGGLGIEVGMENGFVKVIAPIDDTPAQKAGVQAGDLIIKLDEKPVKGMSLEEAVKLMRGKPGTTLTLTIMREGENAPIEIPVERDVIKVTSVKSRMLENGYGYVRITQFQADTGSQFLGALGSLEDEYGNDLDGLVIDLRNNPGGVLQAAVETADALLDNGLIVYTEGRIQSSRLRFSAKAGDVMADTPIVVLINGGSASASEILAGALQDHERAVIMGTQSFGKGSVQTVIPLDETHAIKMTTARYYTPDGRSIQATGIKPDIEVRPAELTELDSKPFFTEADLSGHLEGQNEDQQPAADDSEEGTSTASLANRDYQLRSALNLLKGLHILNRKDKSSASTEGQDSAQ
- a CDS encoding divergent polysaccharide deacetylase family protein; its protein translation is MVATPLATAEPGSTGAAGSLPPTIAIIIDDMGHNLEEGERLARIEQPLTLAFLPYRRHTVSLAKLAYRQQKEIMLHAPMANTRDFALGPGGLTSDMDENSITLTLRRALQSIPYVQGVNNHMGSLLTQKLQPMDWVMRELRQYPLYFVDSRTIASSLAGEVAEAYQIPSLTRDVFLDHEQTEEFVDRQFKLLIQRAKKNGSAIGIGHPHKVTVDYLEKHLPELDAQGVAIATVSGLWAIRNSNREMFVEGEKQAIRPAFARKP
- the hisF gene encoding imidazole glycerol phosphate synthase subunit HisF, producing the protein MGLAKRIIPCLDVDKGRVVKGVNFVDIRDAGDPVEVARRYNEQGADEITFLDITASHESRDTTYETVERMAAEVFIPLTVGGGVRTVDDIRKLLNAGADKVSINTAAVFNPEFVHEAAERFGSQCIVVAIDAKRVSAEGETPRWEIFTHGGRKPTGLDAVDWARKMVEMGAGELLLTSMDRDGTKIGFDLGLTRAISDAVSVPVIASGGVGELQHLADGVTQGGADAVLAASIFHFGQHTIPEAKAFMKDQGIEVRD